The following is a genomic window from Sutcliffiella horikoshii.
ACTAAATCAAACTTGTAAATGGAAGCTGCACGTTTTACATGCTTTTGCGTTTCATTGTTCACATTCACACCGTTCGCCAGTTCTGTAGCAATGGTCTGAACACGCCTCACTTTATCTCCGGTTGTTCCGATTTCTTCATGGAATACGATTTTATCCAGCTTTTTAATTGCATCTTCGATAACAAGCTTCTCGTCTTCCTTGGAGAAAAATGCTGCATCAGAAAGCCTTGCACGCAATACTTTTTCATTCCCTCTTGCAACATTATCCAAATTCTCGTGGTTACCATTTCGTACAGTTACGAAATAAGGCAGAAGAGTTCCCTCTTCACTCTTAACAGGGAAATAACGTTGATGCTCTTTCATAGATGTAATCAGTACTTCTTCCGGCAGAGTGAGATATTCTGATTCGAACGTTCCGAACAATGCCGTTGGATATTCCACCAGGTTGTTCACTTCTTCTAGCAAGTCTTCATCCACAGGGATGTTCCAACCATTTTCTTCCCCAATTATCGACAGTTGTTTTCTGATTGCTTCTTTTCGTTCCGTTGCATTGACTATGACATAGTTAGACAGCAGCTCTTCCACATAACTGCCGGCGTCTTTTAATTCCACTTGCCCCCCAAGGAAACGGTGCCCAGTAGATACTCGGTCCGATTTTACCTTTGCAATCTCAACGGGAATAACTTCTTCACCGAATAGAGCAATCAACCATTTAATTGGTCGAACATATCTTAAATCTTCATCAGCCCAACGCATATTTTTTGGAAAATGAAGGCTTGTAGCCACAGAGGCGATAGTACTTAAAATTTCTTTCGTCTCTTTCCCTTCTACATGTTTCTTAACATGCACATATTCCACTCCGTTGATCTCTTTAAAATAGATATCTTCAACTGTCAGTCCTTGACCTCTTGTAAAGCCTTGGGCAGCCTTTGACCACTCACCGTCCGCTGACAGGGCAACCTTTTTGGCAGGTCCTTTTGCTTCTAGAGTAACATCTTCTTGTCGTTCTACAAGGCCTTCAATTAATACTGCAAGCCTTCTTGGAGTAGAGTAAGCATGAATGTCATCATAGGCCAACTGGTTTGTTTCCAGCCAAGATTTCACTTTGTCCTGAAGCTGATTCATGGAATCCGTTACAAAACGGGCTGGCATCTCTTCTAGACCGATTTCAAATAAAAAGTCTCTCTTACTCATTGGTGCTCTCCTCCTTTTTCAAAATTGGGAAACCTAGCTTTTCTCTTTCCTCATAGAAGGTTCTTGCCACTTTACGCGCTAGATTTCTTACACGACCGATATAACCAGTTCGTTCGGTAACACTTATAGCGCCGCGTGCGTCCAATTGGTTGAATGTATGGGAGCATTTTAATACATAATCATATGCCGGGTGGACGAGACCATGGTCCATCTGGCGGTGCGCTTCTTTTTCATAGATATCAAACAAAGAGAACAGCATATCCGGATCGGATGTTTCAAATGTATATTTAGAGTGTTCATATTCCGGTTGAAGGAAAATATCACGAACGGTGAATCCTTCTGTCCATTCTAGGTCAAATACATTTTCTTTGTCTTGGATGTATGATGCAAGTCGCTCAATACCATATGTGATTTCTACAGAAACCGGTTTGCATTCAATTCCACCGACCTGTTGGAAGTATGTGAATTGGGTGATTTCCATTCCGTCCAGCCAAACTTCCCAGCCAAGTCCTGCTGCCCCAAGCGTTGGAGCTTCCCAGTTATCTTCTACAAAGCGGATGTCATGTTTTAGCGGGTCTATTCCAAGTTTCTTGAGTGATTCCAAGTATAGTTCTTGGATGTTGTCTGGTGATGGTTTCATGATTACTTGAAATTGGTGATGTTGGTACAGGCGGTTTGGGTTTTCGCCGTAACGGCCGTCTACCGGTCTTCTGGATGGTTCGACGTATGCTACGTTCCATGGCTCTGGGCCGATGCTTCTTAGGAATGTATATGGGCTCATTGTTCCGGCACCTTTTTCTACGTCGTAGGCTTGCATGAGGATACAGCCTTGTTCTGACCAGTGGTTTTGCAGGGTCAGGATCATGTTTTGGATGTTCATTTTGACACCTTCCTTTTTTAGTTGTTGCTGGTGACTCCTTTCGATTTCCGTTCCAGGTGTTCGCTTTCCGCGGGACGGTGCTTGAGCCTCCTCACTTCGTTGCGGGGTCTCAACCAACCGTTATCCCCCGCAGGAGTCTCACACCTTGCACTCCAATCTACAGGGAAACTTATTCAACTTTAAAGCCACCACTAATTCTGATTTTCATTTGTTGGCTGGAGGACGAAAAGGAGAACCTCTTGTCTCTATGCCAACTGTGTTGTCAGCATAGGGACGAGAGGTTCTCCCGCGGTTCCACCCTATTTGTAAAAAGGAATAGCCTTTTTACCACTTTATCCGTATTGCTCCAGAACGCCTTCCTTATCTCTTGATTCCCTAGCTCACACCATCCTAGGTTCGCTTTAATCGAGTTGGATAAGTACTACTTTCCTTCAACGCA
Proteins encoded in this region:
- the glyQ gene encoding glycine--tRNA ligase subunit alpha; its protein translation is MNIQNMILTLQNHWSEQGCILMQAYDVEKGAGTMSPYTFLRSIGPEPWNVAYVEPSRRPVDGRYGENPNRLYQHHQFQVIMKPSPDNIQELYLESLKKLGIDPLKHDIRFVEDNWEAPTLGAAGLGWEVWLDGMEITQFTYFQQVGGIECKPVSVEITYGIERLASYIQDKENVFDLEWTEGFTVRDIFLQPEYEHSKYTFETSDPDMLFSLFDIYEKEAHRQMDHGLVHPAYDYVLKCSHTFNQLDARGAISVTERTGYIGRVRNLARKVARTFYEEREKLGFPILKKEESTNE
- the glyS gene encoding glycine--tRNA ligase subunit beta; protein product: MSKRDFLFEIGLEEMPARFVTDSMNQLQDKVKSWLETNQLAYDDIHAYSTPRRLAVLIEGLVERQEDVTLEAKGPAKKVALSADGEWSKAAQGFTRGQGLTVEDIYFKEINGVEYVHVKKHVEGKETKEILSTIASVATSLHFPKNMRWADEDLRYVRPIKWLIALFGEEVIPVEIAKVKSDRVSTGHRFLGGQVELKDAGSYVEELLSNYVIVNATERKEAIRKQLSIIGEENGWNIPVDEDLLEEVNNLVEYPTALFGTFESEYLTLPEEVLITSMKEHQRYFPVKSEEGTLLPYFVTVRNGNHENLDNVARGNEKVLRARLSDAAFFSKEDEKLVIEDAIKKLDKIVFHEEIGTTGDKVRRVQTIATELANGVNVNNETQKHVKRAASIYKFDLVSHMVYEFPELQGIMGEKYALAKGESPIVAKAINEHYMPRSAEDQTASSDVGAILSIAEKMDTIVGFFAIGVIPTGSQDPYALRRQASGIIQTILNKKWSFSLETFMHSVVERYAEAGIAKKDANAIMEDLLVFFKLRLKNNLSERGVRYDIVEAILELPLENVCSTVKKAETLESKKNEAGFKETMESLSRVCNIAKKATASAEVQENLLSQAEEQELYKQYNNKKDLVLRAASDQDFSLAYEELASLKPDIDAFFDNIMVMTDDEAIKTNRLALMDDMAKVISIFGNVNGIIVK